One stretch of Paramormyrops kingsleyae isolate MSU_618 chromosome 4, PKINGS_0.4, whole genome shotgun sequence DNA includes these proteins:
- the LOC111852567 gene encoding uncharacterized protein isoform X3 produces the protein MGDLKEDLKMMADEGDMKQPLAGRNGKKSEHAQKSSFFTWFLVLAMLGAWTSVAVVWLDIVDYKDVLGHLAAYDVDGDGEFDVEDAKILLGLKDKPVVVSSDAGEVDEPAARMGEEAEPELILDVEPVEEEEVQLNVAEEKTASEPSLLEEPEVEEEVDASEPVLEIEEEEVEAMPIDDPVGKETLHTGAENDLLEETSGPVEEESEEGDAPEEENEQEYSGPLEEGIQEDDTAVEQEFTEEPIQEEGAVVEQEVEEEPVTVEEEGAVAQEVEGEYVPVQEIASAIDDQMQKEEEFATGVEVAQDEDIPVEEVQEEGIHLEEEIQYWKQQALEESEVVEEEAQEEAVPVEEETQKESKEEEAQAETVSLEEELQEVLVPQEAEVQKEMVQQDASPIEEESALVEDEMQDEIAPVEEVVLVKEERQEALEPAQVKVQDEAVREEEDLAPVEEEVQDEAVLVEEELAAIEEEVLDETVPEEEDFAAVEEEVQDETVPEEEDFAAVEEEVQDEAVPEEEDFAAVEEEVQDETVPEEEDFAAVEEEVQDETVPEEEDFAAVEEEVQDETVPVEEELAPIEEEVQDETVPVEEELAPIEEEVQNEAIPLEEELAAVGEEIQEEVAPVEEQSLPVEEEIQDEASHLQEEMLEDVVMKEVQGVSAPLEDSEDEIIQEEFVPQEVEDEMVQEEATMVEEEPSPVEDEIQEEALPVEEEPSPVEDEIPEAEEAAPVEDEIPEEEEAAPVEEESSPVEDEIPEEEEAAPVEDEIQEEEEAAPVEEESSPVEDKIPEEEEAAPVEEESSPVEDKIPEEEEAAPVEDEIQEEEEAAPVEEEAAPVEEVKEDARNVVQEEATPVQEMVQEDSVHVNNEAHEEVTDEYFPYEEVPGVEFHKDIPTDT, from the exons ATGGGGGACCTGAAGGAGGACCTGAAGATGATGGCTGATGAAGGAG ACATGAAGCAGCCATTGGCCGGTAGGAACGGCAAGAAGTCTGAGCATGCCCAGAAGAGCTCGTTCTTCACCTGGTTCCTCGTGCTGGCCATGCTGGGCGCCTGGACATCCGTCGCCGTAGTGTGGCTCGATATCGTGGACTACAAAGATGTGCTGG GACACCTTGCAGCATATGATGTTGATGGAGATGGTGAATTTGACGTGGAAGACGCAAAGATTCTGCTAG GATTGAAAGACAAGCCTGTTGTGGTGTCAAGTGATGCAGGAGAAGTGGATGAGCCAGCAGCCCGAATGGGAGAAG AAGCCGAGCCAGAACTAATACTAGATGTGGAACCAGTTGAGGAAGAGGAGGTCCAGTTGAATGTGGCAGAAGAGAAGACTGcatcag AGCCCAGTCTTTTGGAGGAGCCAGAGGTTGAGGAAGAAGTAGATGCATCAGAGCCAGTTCTGGAAATAGAGGAAGAGGAAGTGGAGGCCATGCCTATAGATGACCCCGTGGGCAAGGAGACCCTACATACAGGAGCTGAGAATGATCTTCTGGAAGAAACAAGTGGTCCTGTGGAGGAGGAATCAGAAGAAGGTGATGCACCTGAGGAGGAAAATGAACAAGAATACTCTGGACCTTTGGAGGAGGGAATACAGGAAGATGATACAGCGGTTGAGCAGGAATTTACAGAAGAACCAATACAAGAAGAAGGTGCAGTGGTTGAACAGGAAGTTGAGGAAGAACCTGTAACAGTAGAGGAGGAAGGTGCAGTTGCACAGGAGGTTGAAGGTGAATATGTTCCTGTGCAGGAAATTGCTTCAGCTATAGATGACCAAATGCAGAAAGAGGAGGAATTTGCAACTGGAGTAGAAGTAGCACAAGATGAGGACATACCTGTGGAGGAGGTACAGGAAGAGGGTATACATTTAGAAGAGGAAATACAGTACTGGAAGCAACAAGCACTGGAAGAATCTGAGGTTGTAGAGGAAGAAGCACAAGAAGAAGCTGTACCTGTAGAGGAGGAAACACAGAAGGAAAGCAAAGAGGAGGAAGCACAAGCAGAAACTGTGTCTTTAGAAGAGGAATTACAAGAAGTGCTTGTACCTCAAGAGGCAGAAGTACAGAAAGAGATGGTACAGCAAGATGCTTCACCTATAGAGGAAGAGTCTGCACTTGTAGAAGATGAAATGCAGGACGAGATTGCACCTGTAGAAGAAGTAGTACTTGTAAAGGAGGAAAGGCAGGAAGCGCTTGAGCCTGCACAAGTGAAAGTACAGGATGAGGCTGTACGTGAAGAGGAAGACCTTGCACCTGTAGAAGAGGAAGTACAGGACGAGGCTGTTCTTGTAGAAGAAGAGCTTGCAGCAATAGAAGAGGAAGTACTGGATGAGACTGTACCTGAAGAGGAAGACTTTGCAGCTGTAGAAGAGGAAGTACAGGATGAGACGGTACCTGAAGAGGAAGATTTTGCAGCTGTAGAAGAGGAAGTACAGGATGAGGCTGTACCTGAAGAGGAAGACTTTGCAGCTGTAGAAGAGGAAGTACAGGATGAGACTGTACCTGAAGAAGAAGACTTTGCAGCTGTAGAAGAGGAAGTACAGGATGAGACTGTACCTGAAGAGGAAGACTTTGCAGCTGTAGAAGAGGAAGTACAGGATGAGACTGTACCTGTAGAGGAAGAGCTTGCACCTATAGAAGAGGAAGTACAGGATGAGACTGTACCTGTAGAGGAAGAGCTTGCACCTATAGAAGAGGAAGTACAGAATGAGGCCATACCATTAGAGGAAGAGCTTGCAGCTGTAGGAGAGGAAATACAAGAAGAGGTTGCACCTGTAGAGGAACAGTCTCTGCCTGTAGAAGAGGAAATACAGGATGAGGCCTCACATTTGCAGGAAGAAATGCTTGAAGATGTTGTAATGAAAGAAGTACAAGGAGTGAGTGCACCTTTAGAAGACAGTGAGGATGAGATAATACAGGAGGAGTTTGTACCTCAAGAGGTAGAAGATGAGATGGTACAGGAAGAGGCCACAATGGTAGAGGAAGAGCCTTCACCTGTAGAAGATGAAATACAGGAAGAGGCCTTACCTGTAGAGGAAGAGCCTTCACCTGTAGAAGATGAAATACCAGAAGCGGAAGAGGCTGCACCTGTAGAAGATGAAATACCAGAAGAGGAAGAGGCCGCACCTGTAGAGGAAGAGTCTTCACCTGTAGAAGACGAAATACCAGAAGAGGAAGAGGCTGCAC CTGTAGAAGACGAAatacaggaagaggaagaggctGCACCTGTAGAGGAAGAGTCTTCACCTGTAGAAGACAAAATACCAGAAGAGGAAGAGGCTGCACCTGTAGAGGAAGAGTCTTCACCTGTAGAAGACAAAATACCAGAAGAGGAAGAGGCTGCACCTGTAGAAGACGAAAtacaggaagaggaggaggctgCACCTGTAGAAGAAGAGGCTGCACCTGTAGAAGAAGTAAAAGAGGACGCCAGAAATGTAGTACAGGAAGAGGCCACACCTGTACAGGAAATGGTGCAGGAAGATAGTGTACATGTAAATAACGAAGCACATGAGGAGGTAACAGATGAATACTTCCCTTATGAAG
- the LOC111852567 gene encoding uncharacterized protein isoform X4, with amino-acid sequence MGDLKEDLKMMADEGDMKQPLAGRNGKKSEHAQKSSFFTWFLVLAMLGAWTSVAVVWLDIVDYKDVLGHLAAYDVDGDGEFDVEDAKILLGLKDKPVVVSSDAGEVDEPAARMGEEAEPELILDVEPVEEEEVQLNVAEEKTASEPSLLEEPEVEEEVDASEPVLEIEEEEVEAMPIDDPVGKETLHTGAENDLLEETSGPVEEESEEGDAPEEENEQEYSGPLEEGIQEDDTAVEQEFTEEPIQEEGAVVEQEVEEEPVTVEEEGAVAQEVEGEYVPVQEIASAIDDQMQKEEEFATGVEVAQDEDIPVEEVQEEGIHLEEEIQYWKQQALEESEVVEEEAQEEAVPVEEETQKESKEEEAQAETVSLEEELQEVLVPQEAEVQKEMVQQDASPIEEESALVEDEMQDEIAPVEEVVLVKEERQEALEPAQVKVQDEAVREEEDLAPVEEEVQDEAVLVEEELAAIEEEVLDETVPEEEDFAAVEEEVQDETVPEEEDFAAVEEEVQDEAVPEEEDFAAVEEEVQDETVPEEEDFAAVEEEVQDETVPEEEDFAAVEEEVQDETVPVEEELAPIEEEVQDETVPVEEELAPIEEEVQNEAIPLEEELAAVGEEIQEEVAPVEEQSLPVEEEIQDEASHLQEEMLEDVVMKEVQGVSAPLEDSEDEIIQEEFVPQEVEDEMVQEEATMVEEEPSPVEDEIQEEALPVEEEPSPVEDEIPEAEEAAPVEDEIPEEEEAAPVEEESSPVEDEIPEEEEAAPVEDEIQEEEEAAPVEDEIQEEEEAAPVEEESSPVEDKIPEEEEAAPVEDEIQEEEEAAPVEEEAAPVEEVKEDARNVVQEEATPVQEMVQEDSVHVNNEAHEEVTDEYFPYEEVPGVEFHKDIPTDT; translated from the exons ATGGGGGACCTGAAGGAGGACCTGAAGATGATGGCTGATGAAGGAG ACATGAAGCAGCCATTGGCCGGTAGGAACGGCAAGAAGTCTGAGCATGCCCAGAAGAGCTCGTTCTTCACCTGGTTCCTCGTGCTGGCCATGCTGGGCGCCTGGACATCCGTCGCCGTAGTGTGGCTCGATATCGTGGACTACAAAGATGTGCTGG GACACCTTGCAGCATATGATGTTGATGGAGATGGTGAATTTGACGTGGAAGACGCAAAGATTCTGCTAG GATTGAAAGACAAGCCTGTTGTGGTGTCAAGTGATGCAGGAGAAGTGGATGAGCCAGCAGCCCGAATGGGAGAAG AAGCCGAGCCAGAACTAATACTAGATGTGGAACCAGTTGAGGAAGAGGAGGTCCAGTTGAATGTGGCAGAAGAGAAGACTGcatcag AGCCCAGTCTTTTGGAGGAGCCAGAGGTTGAGGAAGAAGTAGATGCATCAGAGCCAGTTCTGGAAATAGAGGAAGAGGAAGTGGAGGCCATGCCTATAGATGACCCCGTGGGCAAGGAGACCCTACATACAGGAGCTGAGAATGATCTTCTGGAAGAAACAAGTGGTCCTGTGGAGGAGGAATCAGAAGAAGGTGATGCACCTGAGGAGGAAAATGAACAAGAATACTCTGGACCTTTGGAGGAGGGAATACAGGAAGATGATACAGCGGTTGAGCAGGAATTTACAGAAGAACCAATACAAGAAGAAGGTGCAGTGGTTGAACAGGAAGTTGAGGAAGAACCTGTAACAGTAGAGGAGGAAGGTGCAGTTGCACAGGAGGTTGAAGGTGAATATGTTCCTGTGCAGGAAATTGCTTCAGCTATAGATGACCAAATGCAGAAAGAGGAGGAATTTGCAACTGGAGTAGAAGTAGCACAAGATGAGGACATACCTGTGGAGGAGGTACAGGAAGAGGGTATACATTTAGAAGAGGAAATACAGTACTGGAAGCAACAAGCACTGGAAGAATCTGAGGTTGTAGAGGAAGAAGCACAAGAAGAAGCTGTACCTGTAGAGGAGGAAACACAGAAGGAAAGCAAAGAGGAGGAAGCACAAGCAGAAACTGTGTCTTTAGAAGAGGAATTACAAGAAGTGCTTGTACCTCAAGAGGCAGAAGTACAGAAAGAGATGGTACAGCAAGATGCTTCACCTATAGAGGAAGAGTCTGCACTTGTAGAAGATGAAATGCAGGACGAGATTGCACCTGTAGAAGAAGTAGTACTTGTAAAGGAGGAAAGGCAGGAAGCGCTTGAGCCTGCACAAGTGAAAGTACAGGATGAGGCTGTACGTGAAGAGGAAGACCTTGCACCTGTAGAAGAGGAAGTACAGGACGAGGCTGTTCTTGTAGAAGAAGAGCTTGCAGCAATAGAAGAGGAAGTACTGGATGAGACTGTACCTGAAGAGGAAGACTTTGCAGCTGTAGAAGAGGAAGTACAGGATGAGACGGTACCTGAAGAGGAAGATTTTGCAGCTGTAGAAGAGGAAGTACAGGATGAGGCTGTACCTGAAGAGGAAGACTTTGCAGCTGTAGAAGAGGAAGTACAGGATGAGACTGTACCTGAAGAAGAAGACTTTGCAGCTGTAGAAGAGGAAGTACAGGATGAGACTGTACCTGAAGAGGAAGACTTTGCAGCTGTAGAAGAGGAAGTACAGGATGAGACTGTACCTGTAGAGGAAGAGCTTGCACCTATAGAAGAGGAAGTACAGGATGAGACTGTACCTGTAGAGGAAGAGCTTGCACCTATAGAAGAGGAAGTACAGAATGAGGCCATACCATTAGAGGAAGAGCTTGCAGCTGTAGGAGAGGAAATACAAGAAGAGGTTGCACCTGTAGAGGAACAGTCTCTGCCTGTAGAAGAGGAAATACAGGATGAGGCCTCACATTTGCAGGAAGAAATGCTTGAAGATGTTGTAATGAAAGAAGTACAAGGAGTGAGTGCACCTTTAGAAGACAGTGAGGATGAGATAATACAGGAGGAGTTTGTACCTCAAGAGGTAGAAGATGAGATGGTACAGGAAGAGGCCACAATGGTAGAGGAAGAGCCTTCACCTGTAGAAGATGAAATACAGGAAGAGGCCTTACCTGTAGAGGAAGAGCCTTCACCTGTAGAAGATGAAATACCAGAAGCGGAAGAGGCTGCACCTGTAGAAGATGAAATACCAGAAGAGGAAGAGGCCGCACCTGTAGAGGAAGAGTCTTCACCTGTAGAAGACGAAATACCAGAAGAGGAAGAGGCTGCACCTGTAGAAGACGAAatacaggaagaggaagaggctGCACCTGTAGAAGACGAAatacaggaagaggaagaggctGCAC CTGTAGAGGAAGAGTCTTCACCTGTAGAAGACAAAATACCAGAAGAGGAAGAGGCTGCACCTGTAGAAGACGAAAtacaggaagaggaggaggctgCACCTGTAGAAGAAGAGGCTGCACCTGTAGAAGAAGTAAAAGAGGACGCCAGAAATGTAGTACAGGAAGAGGCCACACCTGTACAGGAAATGGTGCAGGAAGATAGTGTACATGTAAATAACGAAGCACATGAGGAGGTAACAGATGAATACTTCCCTTATGAAG